A genome region from Panicum virgatum strain AP13 chromosome 4K, P.virgatum_v5, whole genome shotgun sequence includes the following:
- the LOC120705051 gene encoding uncharacterized protein LOC120705051 — MTRYDADKTRWNDSNRKCLMVMKGSTSDAIKMAIPDCDTASEYLAKVKSQFTGSSKAYAAILTEQLITKKYTGGGIREHILEMSHMANKLKTMDMPLPEKFIVQLVFKSLLKAFEAFYVNYNAFPEDWGIDKLIGMCVQEEDRLKNSNGGKNQHESGPSRPPPQKD, encoded by the exons ATGACCAGATATGATGCTGACAAGACACGTTGGAATGATTCCAACCGCAAGTGTCTTATGGTCATGAAGGGTTCCACTTCAGATGCCATCAAGATGGCGATCCCAGATTGTGACACCGCTTCAGAATATTTAGCAAAGGTGAAGAgtcagtttactggttcttccaAGGCTTATGCTGCCATTCTTACTGAGCAGCTTATCACCAAGAAATACACTGGCGGTGGCATCAGAGAACATATCTTAGAAATGAGCCACATGGCCAACAAGCTTAAGACAATGGACATGCCTTTGCCAGAAAAGTTCATTGTTCAGCTGGTCTTCAAATCCCTACTAAAGGCGTTTGAGGCATTTTATGTCAACTATAATGCTTTTCCAGAAGATTGGGGTATTGACAAGCTGATTGGCATGTGTGTTCAAGAAGAAGATCGCCTTAAGAACTCCAATGGTG GCAAGAATCAGCATGAGAGTGGCCCTTCCAGACCACCTCCACAGAAAGACTAG